In the genome of Acidovorax sp. 69, the window GATTGTTCCTTGCGGAAGGGGTTACTGCATGGTGGTGGCCGGGGGCGCTGCGCCACGTAGGCGCAGGGCGGGGGTGCGCGTAGGCGAAACCGGTCACCGGCGGCACCAGCTCCCGTTTTGTCAACGGCGGTAAGGGTTGTCGGGGTTTCGGTCATGGCGATTGGGCACGCCGTCGCCGTCACGGTCGCGGTCATGCCGGTTGGCAATGCCGTCGCCATCGCGGTCCCAGCCGCCGCCCTGCATGTTCCAGCGGCCACCGTGTTCAACCCAGCGGGGTTCGCGATAGTGGTAGCCGGGGCGGGCCTTCACCCAGTACCCCTGCATCCAGACATGGCGGTGGCCCCGCCATTCCCAGTGTCCAGGCACCCAGGCCATGCCCCGGCGAGGGTGGGGCGCTGCTTCATGGCGGGGTGGCGGTGGCGCTTGGTACTGCACCCTCACGGGCGCAGGGCCTTGGTAGTGGGGTGAGCCTGTCTGGACGACAACAGTGGCATGGGTCTGTGCCTTCGC includes:
- a CDS encoding YXWGXW repeat-containing protein: MARNALAAVSLALLSLGAATLAKAQTHATVVVQTGSPHYQGPAPVRVQYQAPPPPRHEAAPHPRRGMAWVPGHWEWRGHRHVWMQGYWVKARPGYHYREPRWVEHGGRWNMQGGGWDRDGDGIANRHDRDRDGDGVPNRHDRNPDNPYRR